In one window of Anthonomus grandis grandis chromosome 11, icAntGran1.3, whole genome shotgun sequence DNA:
- the LOC126742176 gene encoding uncharacterized protein LOC126742176, translated as MLRWSQATRPNVPATLTELADIFRTGVVEANGLTAVVFGNREFIGNFIDSQHTFIDGTFKAVPRRPNFCQILTIFATCMDHAFPVAHIFMERRTKILYDAAFAYLRENFPQFVNINVVTDYEVALVESLRNNFPNASLHGCFFHYCQAVLRKARTLGITRQIEGRPNGRVLLKKYYCLALLPAEMIEPTLVSLQHDLDFGAVFRELNEYIRRQWIERVTAQHFSVFRQRHRTNNVMESYHRRLNSKLSRHPGVWDLIETLIDIQNTASIELTQLEQHPNVYRIARKNVVFDARLNQAWDKLSDGRFTVGDFLRQAVHFVDGIDGQLHQWNQEVPAEEEEEAVVVPLDHLHRLLMPAPIAQPPRNVPILLHQQRPLLLEPPPLIPLPRARMPLPPLVPIPILPLVRPLSPPPLVPILQNLPPPPQILELQPPRSPPPDSPSPGFSDSPPPPGLPASPPPGFPASPPPPEPMFNVPPIPEGILGLFGQLENDEELPVRAPVNRWESKIQIVPFNEDTMPPMLNCNVCLLNVVQYVMPDCGHLFCSTCSSIIYNTEAARCAICRAELNRSPIPFFFN; from the exons ATGTTGAGATGGAGCCAGGCAACGAGGCCTAATGTCCCGGCAACTTTAACGGAACTGGCAGACATATTTCGAACAG gtgTGGTCGAAGCCAATGGACTTACTGCGGTGGTTTTTGGCAATAGAGAATTTATAGGAAACTTCATTGACTCCCAACACACATTCATTGATGGAACCTTCAAGGCAGTACCGAGAAGACCTAACTTTTGTCAAATCTTGACCATATTTGCCACTTGCATGGATCAT GCTTTTCCAGTTGCACATATTTTCATGGAGAGAAGAACGAAAATCTTGTATGATGCTGCTTTTGCCTACCTGCGTGAGAACTTCCCACAATTTGTCAATATTAACGTTGTGACGGACTATGAGGTGGCTTTGGTGGAATCACTGAGGAACAACTTTCCCAATGCCTCATTGCATGGTTGTTTTTTCCATTATTGTCAG gcgGTATTACGAAAAGCCAGGACTTTAGGGATTACACGGCAGATCGAGGGACGACCTAATGGAAGAGTCTTATTGAAGAAATACTATTGTTTGGCGCTTCTACCTGCGGAGATGATTGAACCGACATTAGTTTCCTtgcag cACGATTTGGACTTTGGCGCTGTATTTAGAGAACTCAATGAGTATATCAGGAGGCAATGGATAGAACGCGTTACAGCTCAGCATTTCAGTGTATTCAGGCAACGACATAGGACCAACAATGTGATGGAATCATACCACAGAAGACTGAACAGTAAATTGAGTAGACATCCTGGCGTGTGGGATTTGATAG AGACGCTTATTGATATCCAGAACACTGCTTCCATCGAGCTGACTCAGCTGGAACAACACCCCAATGTTTACAGGATTGCAAGAAAGAATGTGGTATTTGATGCTCGACTTAATCAAGCTTGGGACAAGTTATCGGATGGTCGCTTCACCGTGGGAGATTTCCTAAGACAAGCAGTCCATTTTGTGGATGGCATAGATGGACAACTACATCAGTGGAACCAGGAAGTACCGgccgaagaagaagaagaagctgTCGTCGTTCCACTAGACCATCTTCATCGTTTATTAATGCCAGCTCCTATTGCTCAACCACCAAGAAATGTTCCTATTTTACTCCATCAGCAACGTCCTCTTCTTCTGGAACCTCCTCCGCTCATTCCACTTCCTCGTGCACGCATGCCTTTACCTCCATTAGTTCCTATTCCCATTTTGCCACTTGTCCGTCCATTGTCACCTCCTCCCCTTGTCCCAATCCTTCAGAATTTGCCGCCGCCGCCCCAAATCTTAGAACTACAACCCCCGAGATCTCCTCCTCCTGATTCACCTTCTCCCGGTTTTTCTGATTCACCTCCTCCTCCTGGTTTGCCTGCTTCTCCTCCTCCTGGTTTTCCTGCTTCTCCTCCTCCTCCTGAACCCATGTTCAATGTCCCACCCATCCCTGAAGGAATCTTAGGATTGTTCGGCCAGCTAGAAAACGATGAAGAGTTACCAGTTAGAGCTCCAGTTAACC gctggGAATCGAAAATTCAAATAGTGCCATTTAACGAGGACACCATGCCACCCATGCTGAACTGTAATGTCTGCCTTCTAAACGTGG